The Fulvivirga ligni genome window below encodes:
- a CDS encoding ComEA family DNA-binding protein, with product MKLLILPILILISLPLAAQNTRQDVDIQKYIEKIFAFQDSDLSYDELYESLLLYYSNPININKATKEDLRALYILNDQQIDAIIEHIKKYGNLLSVYELQTIPALSLDDIRSLLPFIRVDEYLNKDNTPLWQRITTEPNNYLLLRVERTLETKKGYTEPNESSISLYAGSPYKLYSRFRVSHTNDFSLGFTAEKDAGETFSLNNKNQGFDFYSLHFQIQNEGRLKNLIVGDYQMQFGQGLLLSAGFNVGKGSETINTVRRSNMGAGPYTSVLETGFFRGATASYQINKHLETTVFYSRLQQDAVLRSDSARNAYEFISSVQSSGFHRTDSEINAKNQINEQTYGSHLLFKDAADNLQVGFTVIGNHYSTPLIKSDQLYNRYAFSGTDNYNIGISGQYNWNNLALFTEAARSKSGGIGAVGGFIINLSKSLQSSIVLRHYEKDFHSFYGSAFSEAAGTNSNESGWYWGLKYSPNRKYLVTAYFDQFSFPWLKFGVSRPSDGYEYLVRFNYQPTRKALLYAQFRQESKATDITILERPMVLTANGIKNNWIISADLDATDNITLKTRIQFSNYNLNHRHSEGLALIQDLNLRLNKFRISTRFALFDTDDYENRQYAYERDVLYSFAIPAYHGRGTRTYILLQYKINQHFDIWVKYAQTQYRNQDSISSGLEEIEGSTKTDIKCQLRVRF from the coding sequence ATGAAGCTGCTTATTTTACCTATATTGATATTGATAAGCTTACCACTAGCAGCTCAGAATACTAGACAAGACGTTGATATTCAAAAATATATAGAGAAGATCTTTGCTTTTCAGGATAGTGACTTAAGTTATGATGAGCTATATGAATCTCTATTGCTCTATTATTCCAATCCGATTAATATTAACAAAGCTACGAAAGAAGATCTTCGGGCTCTTTATATACTCAATGACCAGCAAATAGATGCCATCATTGAGCATATTAAAAAGTATGGAAACTTACTGTCTGTCTATGAGTTACAAACTATTCCTGCTCTGAGTTTGGATGATATCAGGTCACTTCTGCCTTTCATTAGGGTAGATGAGTATTTGAACAAAGATAATACACCACTGTGGCAGCGAATTACTACAGAACCGAACAACTATTTATTACTTAGGGTAGAGAGAACATTAGAAACAAAAAAGGGCTATACTGAGCCTAACGAAAGCAGTATTTCACTCTATGCCGGTAGTCCTTACAAATTATACAGCCGCTTTAGAGTGAGTCACACCAATGACTTTAGTTTAGGTTTTACCGCTGAAAAAGATGCAGGAGAAACCTTCTCATTAAATAACAAAAATCAAGGATTTGATTTCTACAGCTTGCATTTTCAAATTCAGAATGAAGGTCGTTTAAAAAATCTGATCGTAGGGGATTATCAAATGCAGTTTGGTCAAGGCCTGCTACTTTCGGCAGGCTTCAATGTGGGTAAGGGATCTGAGACTATCAATACCGTGAGAAGAAGTAATATGGGAGCCGGGCCTTACACTTCTGTCCTTGAAACCGGATTTTTCAGAGGTGCCACGGCCTCTTATCAGATCAATAAACATCTGGAAACCACTGTCTTCTACTCCAGACTTCAGCAGGATGCTGTGCTAAGATCAGACTCTGCGAGGAATGCTTACGAGTTTATTTCTTCCGTTCAAAGCAGTGGTTTTCACCGAACTGACAGTGAAATTAATGCCAAAAACCAGATCAATGAACAAACTTATGGAAGCCATTTACTATTCAAAGATGCCGCTGATAATCTGCAAGTTGGGTTTACAGTCATTGGTAATCATTACAGCACTCCTCTCATAAAATCTGACCAGCTCTATAATAGATATGCCTTTAGCGGCACTGACAATTATAACATCGGAATATCAGGGCAATACAACTGGAATAACCTGGCTCTCTTTACAGAAGCTGCCAGATCTAAAAGTGGCGGAATAGGTGCTGTTGGTGGTTTTATTATCAATTTAAGTAAGAGCCTGCAGAGCTCCATTGTTTTACGTCACTATGAAAAGGATTTTCACAGCTTCTATGGCAGTGCCTTTTCTGAAGCAGCCGGGACCAATAGCAATGAAAGTGGCTGGTATTGGGGCTTGAAATACTCACCAAACAGAAAGTATCTAGTAACAGCATATTTTGATCAATTTAGCTTTCCGTGGCTAAAATTTGGCGTCAGTCGCCCTTCCGATGGTTATGAATATTTGGTTCGCTTCAACTATCAGCCCACAAGAAAGGCTTTATTATATGCTCAGTTCAGGCAAGAATCAAAAGCCACTGACATTACCATACTAGAAAGACCGATGGTACTTACGGCCAATGGCATAAAAAACAATTGGATAATTTCCGCAGATCTTGACGCCACCGATAATATCACACTAAAAACAAGAATACAATTTAGTAATTACAACCTGAATCACCGCCATTCAGAAGGTTTGGCGCTGATTCAGGATCTGAATCTGAGGCTTAATAAATTCAGAATCAGTACTCGTTTTGCGTTATTTGATACCGATGACTATGAGAATAGGCAATATGCATATGAAAGAGATGTCTTGTATTCGTTTGCCATCCCAGCATACCATGGTCGCGGTACCCGAACTTACATTCTTCTACAGTACAAGATTAACCAGCACTTTGATATCTGGGTAAAATATGCGCAAACCCAATACCGTAATCAAGACTCTATTAGTTCAGGGTTGGAAGAAATAGAAGGAAGCACCAAGACCGACATCAAATGTCAGTTGAGGGTGCGATTTTAA